From a region of the Halolamina sp. CBA1230 genome:
- a CDS encoding ABC transporter permease, producing the protein MRRALALCKLGVVQTLGRFRTAEARRLVMTLLGVALAVALMVSVTSVAVGLASGSTVQGDDVDYWIVPEGGSASSIAVSVEGPRLGAVHQTTHEIEADDRVTYATPIQLQILQVTAGNSSEYVLAAGVIPPEDDQHVIGLPTTALTTGDPHYDNGTYNGSWTGEAVLSSAAADVLGADTGTTLNASSTDHSFRAVDVAEADIGTGLGPVPVMLVHLSELQTITGTASGDQADQILVSTNDPSVERELTGIYPRTDVLTRSGVGGASLSTTSLPLAVAVAAFLTAVSIGALFVATLTGLDVIANRATIAAQGAMGFSRRSQTILVLSQVVTIAGLGGIAGTLLGVGGIFGINWASTAYLGVGNVATFHPLLLAYGPLVAIGIGLLASPYPAWLARRTNIVEVLDQ; encoded by the coding sequence ATGCGTAGGGCGCTCGCCCTCTGCAAACTCGGAGTCGTCCAGACGCTCGGCCGGTTCCGAACTGCAGAGGCACGGCGGCTCGTGATGACGCTACTCGGCGTCGCCCTCGCCGTCGCCCTCATGGTGAGCGTGACCAGCGTCGCGGTTGGGCTCGCCTCCGGGTCGACAGTTCAGGGTGACGACGTCGACTACTGGATCGTCCCCGAGGGCGGCTCCGCTTCGAGCATCGCCGTCTCGGTCGAGGGGCCACGACTTGGCGCCGTCCATCAGACAACCCACGAGATCGAGGCGGACGACCGTGTGACGTACGCGACGCCGATCCAACTCCAGATCCTGCAAGTCACCGCCGGGAACAGTTCGGAGTACGTGCTCGCGGCTGGCGTGATCCCGCCCGAGGACGACCAGCACGTGATCGGCCTCCCGACGACTGCACTCACAACGGGTGACCCGCATTACGACAACGGCACGTACAACGGCTCGTGGACTGGCGAGGCAGTGCTCAGTTCCGCAGCCGCAGACGTGCTGGGTGCCGACACTGGGACCACCCTGAACGCCTCGAGTACCGATCACTCCTTCCGTGCCGTCGACGTGGCGGAGGCGGATATCGGAACCGGGCTCGGCCCCGTCCCGGTGATGCTCGTCCACCTGAGCGAACTCCAGACGATCACCGGGACTGCTTCGGGCGATCAGGCGGACCAGATCCTCGTGAGCACGAACGACCCGTCAGTCGAGCGCGAACTGACCGGAATCTACCCACGGACGGACGTGTTGACCCGCTCGGGCGTCGGCGGCGCCAGCCTTTCGACGACGAGCCTCCCGCTCGCGGTCGCGGTCGCGGCGTTCCTGACGGCGGTGAGCATCGGCGCACTGTTCGTCGCGACGCTGACGGGACTGGACGTGATCGCCAACCGGGCCACGATCGCCGCCCAGGGCGCGATGGGGTTCTCTCGCCGCTCACAGACCATCCTCGTCCTGTCGCAGGTGGTGACGATCGCCGGCCTCGGCGGCATCGCGGGGACGCTGCTCGGCGTCGGCGGCATCTTCGGCATCAACTGGGCCAGTACCGCGTACCTCGGCGTCGGCAACGTCGCCACGTTCCACCCACTGCTCCTCGCGTACGGCCCGCTGGTGGCGATCGGAATCGGCCTGCTCGCCTCCCCGTACCCGGCGTGGCTGGCTCGGCGGACGAACATCGTCGAGGTGCTCGATCAATGA
- a CDS encoding PGF-pre-PGF domain-containing protein yields MTTIEGPNTQIYTNETGSFPLNKQTLGVFETGSTISLAFKDRTGAGTKQFDGQTAQLVAARVSDDPDTSNLNESAIDEAGSLTAPEALERLLAQNRTISQVNRNFTFTVADNESIEDGAVTTEFEPSESGTYAFMLVTSESGGKAVSETNGNISLMNDTRVLGVDAAPVQAGTASATQLNSDVDPGENVTFDLQSNLADEQTSHAVMLFNESVLADQTTTINVKGDLDTLLENGFDANASSDNISIDHTIDAIDGVARLEAGTDVMGVTLANRTEQRTVSLPGLIEFIANESGQEVPETISSGDVVLNASVSTALTEGNATEIDVGTSATWTAGNYTYVYVATTNDSDEFSTEKGEVTIGNVTEPGVDPEPEEIQLNLTANRTEVTVGQAIGFSVTGASDPVADAEITLGNQTATTNASGQAVIRPTEAGNYTAEVTKASTDTETYLRDTLDFVIETEPDDGDDPPAGGGGGGGGGGGDEGGDANSVATNTGATVNFRSTSGGTPLSVQVPSVASESAAVTALELTTRFSESNFRVEFTEPQANAPSGAPALDSSQGTAVSYFTADAIGISADEIEQASFTFTLSEEQLGDRSPDDVQLFRYVDDGWTTLETTHVGGNEFRARSPGFSAFAIGFESQQQATETATPTEETATPTPADGTETPTDTATATPAGPGGGGPGIGMIALILAVLVILGTGVYFQFRDDIDLDDYR; encoded by the coding sequence GTGACCACGATCGAGGGGCCGAACACGCAAATATACACGAACGAGACGGGGTCGTTCCCCCTCAACAAGCAGACGCTCGGCGTGTTCGAGACTGGCTCAACCATCTCGCTTGCGTTCAAGGACAGAACTGGTGCGGGAACGAAGCAGTTCGACGGACAGACCGCACAGCTCGTCGCCGCGCGCGTCAGCGACGACCCCGACACCTCGAACCTGAACGAGTCGGCGATCGATGAGGCGGGAAGCCTCACCGCTCCCGAGGCGCTGGAGCGACTCCTGGCTCAGAACCGTACGATCTCGCAGGTGAACCGGAACTTCACGTTCACGGTCGCTGATAACGAATCTATCGAGGACGGCGCCGTCACGACCGAGTTCGAACCGAGCGAGTCGGGGACCTACGCGTTCATGCTCGTCACGTCGGAGTCGGGGGGGAAGGCTGTTAGCGAGACGAACGGGAACATCTCGCTCATGAACGACACTCGCGTACTCGGCGTCGACGCCGCCCCGGTACAGGCCGGGACCGCGAGCGCAACACAGCTCAACTCGGACGTCGACCCAGGTGAGAACGTCACCTTTGATCTGCAATCTAACCTTGCTGACGAGCAGACAAGTCATGCAGTGATGCTGTTCAATGAGTCCGTCCTTGCTGACCAGACGACAACAATCAACGTCAAGGGTGATCTGGACACCCTGCTCGAGAACGGCTTTGACGCGAACGCCAGTAGCGACAACATCAGTATCGACCACACTATCGACGCCATCGATGGCGTTGCGCGGCTTGAGGCTGGGACGGACGTCATGGGGGTCACCCTCGCGAACCGCACCGAGCAGCGAACCGTCTCCCTCCCGGGACTGATCGAGTTCATCGCGAACGAGAGCGGGCAGGAGGTACCCGAGACGATCTCGTCCGGCGACGTGGTACTGAACGCCTCCGTCTCGACTGCCCTCACCGAGGGCAACGCGACCGAGATCGACGTGGGGACGTCGGCCACCTGGACTGCGGGCAACTACACGTACGTCTACGTCGCCACGACGAACGACTCCGACGAGTTCAGCACGGAGAAAGGCGAAGTGACCATCGGCAACGTGACCGAGCCCGGCGTCGACCCCGAGCCCGAAGAGATCCAGCTCAACCTCACGGCCAACCGGACCGAGGTGACCGTCGGGCAGGCGATCGGGTTCTCGGTAACGGGTGCCAGTGACCCGGTCGCGGACGCCGAAATCACGCTGGGCAACCAGACGGCGACGACCAACGCCAGCGGCCAGGCCGTGATCCGGCCGACCGAGGCAGGGAACTACACGGCCGAAGTCACCAAGGCGTCGACGGATACCGAGACGTACCTCCGGGACACCCTGGATTTCGTCATCGAAACTGAACCGGATGATGGCGACGACCCGCCCGCAGGCGGTGGTGGCGGGGGAGGGGGCGGGGGCGGTGACGAGGGTGGCGACGCGAACAGTGTTGCCACGAACACCGGCGCGACGGTCAACTTCCGCAGCACGAGCGGTGGGACCCCCCTCAGTGTCCAGGTGCCCAGCGTGGCGTCCGAGAGCGCGGCTGTGACCGCCCTCGAACTCACGACGCGGTTCAGCGAGAGCAACTTCCGCGTCGAGTTCACGGAACCGCAGGCGAACGCGCCGTCGGGAGCGCCGGCGCTCGACTCCTCACAGGGAACGGCGGTGAGCTACTTCACCGCTGACGCGATCGGGATCAGCGCGGACGAGATCGAGCAGGCCAGCTTCACGTTCACGCTCTCCGAAGAGCAGCTGGGTGACCGTTCACCCGACGACGTGCAGCTGTTCCGCTACGTTGACGACGGGTGGACGACGCTCGAGACGACCCACGTCGGCGGCAACGAGTTCCGCGCCCGCTCGCCCGGCTTCAGTGCCTTCGCGATCGGCTTCGAGAGCCAACAGCAGGCAACCGAGACGGCGACGCCAACCGAGGAGACGGCGACGCCGACGCCAGCCGACGGGACGGAGACGCCGACCGACACGGCGACCGCCACCCCGGCAGGGCCAGGTGGCGGTGGACCCGGGATCGGGATGATCGCGCTCATCCTCGCCGTTCTGGTCATCCTCGGGACTGGTGTGTACTTCCAGTTCCGTGACGACATCGACTTGGACGACTACCGATAG
- a CDS encoding ABC transporter ATP-binding protein has translation MSSIEPDVTEQRDTPVVHAEAVSRTYTRGNGGGLLRRGSDATVVTALDGVSVGISRGELVGIAGPSGSGKSTLLHLLAALDTPTSGRVEIGGTNTATLSERTRSRLRRDHIGIVFQRFHLLPALTAQQNVALPFIEWGIGKRDRQERAELLLHRVGLGDRLTHRPAELSGGEQQRVAVARALAGEPDLLIADEPTGELDSEAGANVLDLLADVAEDRAVIVASHDQAVLDRVDRTIRLRDGHVVNDA, from the coding sequence ATGAGCAGTATCGAACCCGATGTGACCGAGCAGCGGGACACGCCCGTCGTGCATGCGGAGGCTGTCAGCCGCACCTACACCCGTGGCAACGGGGGTGGGCTCCTGCGGCGAGGGAGCGATGCAACCGTCGTCACTGCGCTCGACGGCGTGTCGGTCGGCATCTCCCGGGGAGAACTCGTCGGGATCGCCGGCCCCAGCGGGAGCGGGAAATCGACGCTTCTCCACCTGCTCGCCGCGCTCGACACGCCGACCAGTGGCCGTGTCGAGATCGGCGGGACGAACACAGCCACGCTGAGCGAGCGTACCCGGAGCCGACTGCGGCGTGACCACATCGGGATCGTGTTCCAGCGGTTCCACCTCCTCCCGGCGCTCACCGCCCAGCAGAACGTCGCCCTCCCGTTCATCGAGTGGGGTATCGGGAAACGTGATCGGCAGGAGCGCGCCGAACTCCTGCTCCACCGGGTCGGGCTGGGCGACCGGCTGACCCATCGCCCGGCAGAACTGAGTGGCGGGGAACAGCAACGAGTCGCCGTCGCACGAGCCCTTGCCGGCGAACCCGACCTGTTGATCGCCGACGAGCCGACTGGCGAACTCGACTCCGAAGCAGGAGCGAACGTGCTCGACCTCCTGGCGGACGTCGCGGAAGATCGAGCAGTGATCGTCGCCTCCCACGATCAGGCGGTCCTCGACCGCGTCGACCGAACGATCCGCCTCCGTGATGGCCACGTCGTGAACGATGCGTAG